A window of Littorina saxatilis isolate snail1 linkage group LG7, US_GU_Lsax_2.0, whole genome shotgun sequence contains these coding sequences:
- the LOC138970238 gene encoding uncharacterized protein produces the protein MPSSCLRGEESTEVSWCGLQHRQQSMEGNAESGVVDNVFETPPNQAAQRPDDNVFETPPNQAAQRPVDNVFETPPNQAARRPDDNVFETPPNQAAQRPDDNVFETPPNQAAQRPVDNVFETPPNQAARRPDDNVFETPPNQAAQRPDDNVFETPPNQTARRPDDNVFQTPPNQAAQRPVDNVFETPPNQAAQRPDDNVFETPPNQTARRPDDNVFETPPNQTARCPDDNLFETPPNQAARRPDDNVFETPPNQAARRPVDNVFETPPNQAAQRPVDNAARRPVDNVFETPPNQTARRPVDNVFETPPNQAAQRPDDIVFETPPNQAAQRPDDNVFETPPNQAARRPDDNVFETPPNQVAQRPDDNVFETPPNQAAQRPDDNVFETPPNQAAQRPDDNVFETPPNQTALRPDDNVFETPPNQAAQRPDDNVFETPPNQTARRPDDNVFETPPNQAAQRLDDNVFETPPNQAAQRPVDNVFETPPNQAAQRPVDNVFETPPNQAARRPVDNVFETPPNQTARRPVDNVFETPPNQAAQRPDDNVFETPPNQTAQRPVDNVFETPPNQAARCSVDNVFETPPNQAAQRPDDNVFETPPNQAARRPDDNVFDTPPNQAARRPDDNVFETPPNQAAQRPDDNVFETPPNQAARCPVDNVFETPPNQAAQRPDDNVFDTPPNQAARRPDDNVFETPPNQAAQRPDDNVFETPPNQAAQRPVDNVFETPPNQAAQRPDDNVFETPPNQAAQRPDDNVFETPPNQAAQRPDDNVFKTPPNQTARCPVDNVFETPPNQAARCPVDNVFDTPPNQAARCPVDNVFETPPNQAARCPVDNVFKTPPNQAARCPVDNVFETPPNHAARCPVDNVFETPPNQAAQRPDDNVFETPPNQAARCPVDNVFETPPNQAARCPVDNVFETPPNQTAQRPDDNVFETPPNQTAQRPDDNVFETPPNQAAQRPDDNVFKTPPNQTARCPDDNVFETPPNQAAQRPDDNVFETPPNQTARCPDDNVFKTPPNQAARCPDDNVFETPPNQATQRPDDNVFETPPNQAAQRRDDNSTVNYKQNPTTGTRL, from the exons ATGCCTTCAAGCTGTCTCAGAGGTGAAGAATCTACAGAAGTTTCTTGGTGTGGATTGCAACACCGCCAGCAAA GTATGGAAG GAAACGCTGAGTCCGGTGTTGTTGACAATGTGTTTGAAACCCCACCCAACCAGGCGGCTCAGCGCCCTGATGACAATGTGTTTGAAACCCCACCCAACCAGGCGGCTCAGCGCCCTGTTGACAATGTGTTTGAAACCCCACCCAACCAGGCGGCTCGGCGCCCTGATGACAATGTGTTTGAAACCCCACCCAACCAGGCGGCTCAGCGCCCTGATGACAATGTGTTTGAAACCCCACCCAACCAGGCGGCTCAGCGCCCTGTTGACAATGTGTTTGAAACCCCACCCAACCAGGCGGCTCGGCGCCCTGATGACAATGTGTTTGAAACTCCACCCAACCAGGCGGCTCAGCGCCCTGATGACAATGTGTTTGAAACCCCACCCAACCAGACGGCTCGGCGCCCTGATGACAATGTGTTTCAAACCCCACCCAACCAGGCGGCTCAGCGCCCTGTTGACAATGTGTTTGAAACCCCACCCAACCAGGCGGCTCAGCGCCCTGATGACAATGTGTTTGAAACCCCACCCAACCAGACGGCTCGGCGCCCTGATGACAATGTGTTTGAAACCCCACCCAACCAGACGGCTCGGTGCCCTGATGACAATCTGTTTGAAACCCCACCCAACCAGGCGGCTCGGCGCCCTGATGACAATGTGTTTGAAACCCCACCCAACCAGGCGGCTCGGCGCCCTGTTGACAATGTGTTTGAAACCCCACCCAACCAGGCGGCTCAGCGCCCTGTTGACAAT GCGGCTCGGCGCCCTGTTGACAATGTGTTTGAAACCCCACCCAACCAGACGGCTCGGCGCCCTGTTGACAATGTGTTTGAAACCCCACCCAACCAGGCGGCTCAGCGCCCTGATGACATTGTGTTTGAAACCCCACCCAACCAGGCGGCTCAGCGCCCTGATGACAATGTGTTTGAAACCCCACCCAACCAGGCGGCTCGGCGCCCTGATGACAATGTGTTTGAAACCCCACCCAACCAAGTGGCTCAGCGCCCTGATGACAATGTGTTTGAAACCCCACCCAACCAGGCGGCTCAGCGCCCTGATGACAATGTGTTTGAAACCCCACCCAACCAGGCGGCTCAGCGCCCTGATGACAATGTGTTTGAAACCCCACCCAACCAGACGGCTCTGCGCCCTGATGACAATGTGTTTGAAACTCCACCCAACCAGGCGGCTCAGCGCCCTGATGACAATGTGTTTGAAACCCCACCCAACCAGACGGCTCGGCGCCCTGATGACAATGTGTTTGAAACCCCACCCAACCAGGCGGCTCAGCGCCTTGATGACAATGTGTTTGAAACCCCACCCAACCAGGCGGCTCAGCGCCCTGTTGACAATGTGTTTGAAACCCCACCCAACCAGGCGGCTCAACGCCCTGTTGACAATGTGTTTGAAACCCCACCCAACCAGGCGGCTCGGCGCCCTGTTGACAATGTGTTTGAAACCCCACCCAACCAGACGGCTCGGCGCCCTGTTGACAATGTGTTTGAAACCCCACCCAACCAGGCGGCTCAGCGCCCTGATGACAATGTGTTTGAAACCCCACCCAACCAGACGGCTCAGCGCCCTGTTGACAATGTGTTTGAAACCCCACCCAACCAGGCGGCTCGGTGCTCTGTTGACAATGTGTTTGAAACCCCACCCAACCAGGCGGCTCAGCGCCCTGATGACAATGTGTTTGAAACCCCACCCAACCAGGCGGCTCGGCGCCCTGATGACAATGTGTTTGACACCCCACCCAACCAGGCGGCTCGGCGCCCTGATGACAATGTGTTTGAAACCCCACCCAACCAGGCGGCTCAGCGCCCTGATGACAATGTGTTTGAAACCCCACCCAACCAGGCGGCTCGGTGCCCTGTTGACAATGTGTTTGAAACCCCACCCAACCAGGCGGCTCAGCGCCCTGATGACAATGTGTTTGACACCCCACCCAACCAGGCGGCTCGGCGCCCTGATGACAATGTGTTTGAAACCCCACCCAACCAGGCGGCTCAGCGCCCTGATGACAATGTGTTTGAAACCCCACCCAACCAGGCGGCTCAGCGCCCTGTTGACAATGTGTTTGAAACCCCACCCAACCAGGCGGCTCAGCGCCCTGATGACAATGTGTTTGAAACCCCACCCAACCAGGCGGCTCAGCGCCCTGATGACAATGTGTTTGAAACCCCACCCAACCAGGCGGCTCAGCGCCCTGATGACAATGTGTTTAAAACCCCACCCAACCAGACGGCTCGGTGCCCTGTTGACAATGTGTTTGAAACCCCACCCAACCAGGCGGCTCGGTGCCCTGTTGACAATGTGTTTGACACCCCACCCAACCAGGCGGCTCGGTGCCCTGTTGACAATGTGTTTGAAACCCCACCCAACCAGGCGGCTCGGTGCCCTGTTGACAATGTGTTTAAAACCCCACCCAACCAGGCGGCTCGGTGCCCTGTTGACAATGTGTTTGAAACCCCACCCAACCACGCGGCTCGGTGCCCTGTTGACAATGTGTTTGAAACCCCACCCAACCAGGCGGCTCAGCGCCCTGATGACAATGTGTTTGAAACCCCACCCAACCAGGCAGCTCGGTGCCCTGTTGACAATGTGTTTGAAACCCCACCCAACCAGGCGGCTCGGTGCCCTGTTGACAATGTGTTTGAAACCCCACCCAACCAGACGGCTCAGCGCCCTGATGACAATGTGTTTGAAACCCCACCCAACCAGACGGCTCAGCGCCCTGATGACAATGTGTTTGAAACCCCACCCAACCAGGCGGCTCAGCGCCCTGATGACAATGTGTTTAAAACCCCACCCAACCAGACGGCTCGGTGCCCTGATGACAATGTGTTTGAAACCCCACCCAACCAGGCGGCTCAGCGCCCTGATGACAATGTGTTTGAAACCCCACCCAACCAGACGGCTCGGTGCCCTGATGACAATGTGTTTAAAACCCCACCCAACCAGGCGGCTCGGTGCCCTGATGACAATGTGTTTGAAACCCCACCCAACCAGGCGACACAGCGCCCTGATGACAATGTGTTTGAAACCCCACCCAACCAGGCGGCTCAGCGCCGTGATGACAACAGCACCGTCAATTACAAGCAAAATCCAACAACAGGGACACGGCTTTAG